The proteins below come from a single Miscanthus floridulus cultivar M001 chromosome 1, ASM1932011v1, whole genome shotgun sequence genomic window:
- the LOC136535931 gene encoding expansin-B1-like, translating to MGSLGNNIVAVAAVLAALVAGGSCAPPKFPPGPNITTNYNGQWLTARATWYGQPNGAGPDDNSGACGIKNVNLPPYNGFTACGNIPIFKDGKGCGSCYEVRCKEKPECSGQPITVFITDMNYEPIAPYHFDFSGKAFGSLAKPGLNDKLRHCGIMDVEFRRVRCKLPGAKILFHVEKGSNPNYLAVLVKNVADDGNIVLMELEDKSAPGLFKPMKLSWGAIWRFDTPKPLKGPFSIRLTSESGKKLIAKDVIPAYWKPDTLYYSNIQFY from the exons ATGGGATCCCTCGGCAATAACATTGTGGCCGTGGCGGCCGTCCTGGCGGCGCTCGTCGCCGGCGGCTCGTGCGCGCCCCCGAAGTTTCCGCCTGGCCCCAACATCACAACGAACTACAACGGCCAGTGGCTCACCGCCAGGGCCACCTGGTACGGCCAGCCCAACGGCGCCGGCCCTGACGACAACA GCGGTGCGTGCGGGATCAAGAACGTGAACCTGCCACCCTACAACGGCTTCACGGCCTGCGGTAACATCCCCATCTTCAAGGATGGCAAGGGCTGCGGCTCATGCTACGAG GTGAGATGCAAGGAAAAACCCGAGTGCTCGGGCCAACCGATCACGGTGTTCATCACCGACATGAACTACGAGCCCATCGCTCCCTACCACTTCGACTTCAGCGGCAAGGCCTTCGGCTCCCTGGCAAAGCCCGGCCTCAACGACAAGCTCCGCCACTGCGGCATCATGGACGTGGAGTTCAGGAG GGTGCGGTGCAAATTGCCTGGGGCGAAGATCCTGTTCCACGTTGAGAAGGGGAGCAACCCCAACTACCTGGCCGTGCTGGTCAAGAACGTGGCGGACGACGGCAACATCGTGCTGATGGAACTCGAGGACAAGTCGGCGCCGGGGTTGTTTAAGCCGATGAAGCTCTCCTGGGGCGCCATCTGGAGGTTTGACACACCCAAGCCGCTCAAGGGCCCCTTCTCCATCCGCCTCACCAGCGAGTCCGGCAAGAAGCTCATCGCCAAAGACGTCATCCCGGCGTACTGGAAGCCCGACACCCTCTACTACTCCAACATCCAGTTCTACTAg